A single genomic interval of Nonomuraea rubra harbors:
- a CDS encoding MFS transporter yields the protein MVEQGLDATGQQKRRQLVRAVVASAVGTSIEWYDFFLYGFAASTIFAELFFPTSDQTTGLLLALGTYFGGFAARPIGAAIFGHYGDRIGRKATLIITLMTMGIATALVGLVPTYEQIGIWGGILLTLLRLLQGISVGGEWGGSVLLATEWGKSRGGRRGFLGSWPQFGVPVGLVLGYLALQVFEPMDPYWGWRIPFLLSVVMAAIGLYIRLGILETPVFAKVVAENKVERVPVRQVLVMNWKEIVLSALLRTGQQAPFYIFTVFILTYATRTLGFAASDVYTYVIVAGIVSLFTVPFWGYISDLVGRRRLYIVGALSMVAWSFVYWPLLDTRVPALVFLAIVLAAPIHDIQYGPQATFIAESFTGRLRYSGASLGYQLASITAGGPAPLIAVWLYATYQSSMAIAIYMAICAAISVVAAYLLKDRSQQDYAVEYDDPQAKAG from the coding sequence ATGGTTGAGCAAGGACTCGACGCGACAGGTCAGCAGAAACGACGGCAACTGGTCCGCGCGGTGGTCGCCTCCGCAGTGGGCACCTCGATCGAGTGGTACGACTTCTTCCTCTACGGCTTCGCCGCCAGCACCATCTTCGCGGAGCTGTTCTTCCCCACCAGCGACCAGACGACGGGTCTCCTGCTGGCCCTCGGCACCTACTTCGGCGGCTTCGCCGCCCGCCCCATCGGCGCGGCGATCTTCGGCCACTACGGTGACCGCATCGGCCGCAAGGCCACCCTCATCATCACCCTCATGACCATGGGCATCGCCACCGCCCTCGTCGGCCTGGTGCCCACGTACGAGCAGATCGGCATCTGGGGCGGCATCCTGCTCACCCTCCTGCGCCTGCTGCAGGGCATCAGCGTCGGCGGCGAGTGGGGCGGGTCGGTGCTGCTGGCCACCGAGTGGGGCAAGTCGCGCGGCGGGCGGCGCGGCTTCCTCGGGAGCTGGCCGCAGTTCGGCGTGCCCGTCGGGCTCGTGCTCGGCTACCTGGCCCTGCAGGTGTTCGAGCCGATGGACCCGTACTGGGGATGGCGCATCCCGTTCCTGCTCAGCGTCGTGATGGCGGCCATCGGCCTGTACATCAGGCTCGGCATCCTGGAGACGCCGGTCTTCGCCAAGGTCGTCGCGGAGAACAAGGTCGAGCGGGTGCCCGTGCGCCAGGTCCTCGTCATGAACTGGAAGGAGATCGTGCTCAGCGCGCTGCTGCGCACCGGGCAGCAGGCGCCGTTCTACATCTTCACGGTCTTCATCCTCACCTACGCCACCAGGACGCTGGGCTTCGCGGCGAGCGACGTCTACACGTACGTGATCGTGGCCGGGATCGTGTCGCTGTTCACGGTGCCGTTCTGGGGTTACATCTCCGACCTGGTGGGGCGCAGGCGGCTCTACATCGTGGGCGCCCTGTCCATGGTGGCGTGGTCGTTCGTCTACTGGCCGCTGCTCGACACCCGCGTGCCCGCGCTGGTGTTCCTGGCCATCGTGCTGGCCGCGCCCATCCACGACATCCAGTACGGCCCGCAGGCCACGTTCATCGCCGAGAGCTTCACCGGGCGGCTGCGCTACAGCGGCGCCTCGCTCGGCTACCAGCTCGCCTCGATCACGGCGGGCGGGCCGGCGCCGCTCATCGCGGTCTGGCTGTACGCGACGTACCAGAGCTCCATGGCCATCGCGATCTACATGGCGATCTGTGCCGCGATCAGCGTCGTGGCGGCGTACCTGCTGAAGGACCGATCGCAGCAGGACTACGCGGTCGAGTACGACGATCCGCAGGCCAAGGCCGGTTAG
- a CDS encoding IclR family transcriptional regulator — protein sequence MQNVINALRVLEEVADRQPIGVGELARGLGLPKSTVQRSLRTLHEAGWIRPAGGEVTRWQVTSKALQVARRTELGLRDAAVPVMEELRQATGETIHLMVPEGDAVVLIERLETDKPLRIVLPLGIRLPLHASANGKAVLAHLDRPLGELPGYTATTITDPRALRAELDAVLQRGYADNRGEWRADIAAVAAAVLGPAGPIASLSVSTPASRMTEELRAEYGKLVTRAARTLGQDLVSP from the coding sequence ATGCAGAACGTGATCAACGCCCTCCGTGTGCTCGAAGAGGTCGCCGACCGGCAGCCCATCGGCGTCGGCGAGCTGGCACGCGGGCTCGGCCTGCCCAAGAGCACCGTGCAGCGGTCGCTGAGGACGCTGCACGAGGCCGGGTGGATCAGGCCGGCCGGGGGCGAGGTCACGCGCTGGCAGGTCACCAGCAAGGCACTCCAGGTGGCCCGCCGCACCGAGCTGGGGCTGCGGGACGCGGCCGTACCGGTCATGGAGGAGCTGCGCCAGGCCACCGGCGAGACGATCCACCTGATGGTGCCCGAGGGCGACGCGGTCGTGCTGATCGAGCGGCTGGAGACCGACAAGCCGCTGCGCATCGTGCTGCCGCTGGGCATCCGGCTGCCGCTGCACGCCTCCGCCAACGGCAAGGCCGTGCTGGCCCACCTCGACCGGCCGCTCGGCGAGCTGCCCGGCTACACCGCCACCACGATCACCGACCCGCGCGCGCTCCGTGCCGAGCTGGACGCCGTGCTCCAGCGCGGATACGCCGACAACCGCGGCGAATGGCGCGCCGACATCGCCGCCGTCGCCGCCGCGGTCCTCGGCCCCGCCGGCCCGATCGCCAGCCTCAGCGTCTCCACCCCGGCCAGCCGCATGACGGAGGAACTGCGCGCGGAGTACGGCAAGCTCGTCACGCGGGCCGCCAGGACGCTGGGCCAGGATCTCGTCAGCCCGTAG
- a CDS encoding pyridoxal-phosphate-dependent aminotransferase family protein: MGRHFLQIPGPTNVPDRVLRAIAQPTIDHRGPAFARLASELLERLKTVFKTAGPVVVYPSSGTGAWEAALVNTLSPGDRVVAFETGHFSSLWCELATRLGLVVDVVPGDWRHGADPDALAGRLTPDVAAVMVVHNETSTGVRSRVPEIRAALDRAGHPALLLVDTISSLGSMDHRHDEWGVDVTVGCSQKGLMLPPGMGFNAVSAKALAHRGRLPRSYWDWEPIIAANRQGFFPYTPPTNLLYGLREALIMLEEEGLDAVFARHDRHAEATRRAVHGWGLEVLCADEREHSSSLTAVLMPDGHDADAVRRLILERYDMSLGTGLGRLAGKVFRIGHLGHFNDLMLAGTLSGVEMGLSAAGVPIKEGGARAALAYLEGAR, translated from the coding sequence GTGGGCCGGCACTTCTTGCAGATTCCCGGGCCGACGAACGTTCCCGATCGGGTGCTGCGGGCCATCGCCCAGCCGACGATCGACCACCGGGGGCCCGCGTTCGCCCGGCTCGCGAGCGAGCTGCTCGAACGGCTGAAGACCGTGTTCAAGACCGCCGGGCCCGTGGTCGTCTACCCGTCGTCGGGCACGGGCGCGTGGGAGGCGGCGCTGGTCAACACGCTGTCGCCGGGTGACAGGGTGGTGGCGTTCGAGACCGGGCACTTCTCCTCGCTGTGGTGCGAGCTGGCCACCAGGCTGGGGCTGGTCGTGGACGTCGTGCCGGGCGACTGGCGGCACGGCGCCGACCCGGACGCGCTGGCCGGCCGCCTCACCCCCGACGTCGCCGCCGTCATGGTGGTGCACAACGAGACCTCGACCGGCGTGCGCAGCCGCGTCCCCGAGATCCGCGCAGCCCTCGACCGGGCCGGGCACCCGGCGCTGCTGCTGGTGGACACGATCTCGTCGCTGGGCTCGATGGACCACCGCCACGACGAGTGGGGCGTGGACGTCACCGTCGGCTGCTCGCAGAAGGGCCTGATGTTGCCGCCCGGCATGGGGTTCAACGCGGTCAGCGCGAAGGCCCTGGCCCACCGGGGGCGGCTGCCCCGGTCGTACTGGGACTGGGAGCCGATCATCGCGGCCAACCGGCAGGGCTTCTTCCCGTACACCCCGCCCACCAACCTCCTGTACGGCCTGCGCGAAGCGCTGATCATGCTGGAGGAGGAGGGCCTGGACGCGGTCTTCGCCCGGCACGACCGGCACGCCGAGGCGACCAGGCGGGCCGTGCACGGCTGGGGGCTGGAGGTGCTCTGCGCCGACGAGCGCGAGCACTCCAGCTCGCTGACCGCCGTGCTGATGCCCGACGGGCACGACGCCGACGCGGTCAGGCGGCTGATCCTGGAGCGGTACGACATGTCGCTCGGCACCGGCCTCGGCCGCCTCGCGGGCAAGGTCTTCCGCATCGGGCATCTCGGCCATTTCAACGATCTGATGCTCGCGGGCACGCTGAGCGGCGTCGAGATGGGGCTGTCGGCGGCCGGGGTGCCGATCAAGGAGGGCGGGGCGCGGGCCGCGCTGGCGTACCTGGAGGGGGCCCGGTGA
- a CDS encoding FAD-binding and (Fe-S)-binding domain-containing protein: MSLARTLAPLIAGDVRDDPYTRHLYSSDASMYAIEPLAVAFPRHAEDVQALVLACGELGVPVLPRGAGTSLAGQTVGAAVVVDFSRHMNTILELDGRTARVQPGVVQDQLNRAARKHGLMFGPDTSTSNRATIGGMIGNNSAGSHSILYGSTIDHVQALRVVLADATTPDLATDPRLNAAVADILGGLDLSGFPRFWRHSGGYRLDAAAQGDLTKLIVGSEGTLAVVTEATVGLVDLPKAKAIAVGHFTSTPAAIAATADALAFEAASVELLDKAILDLSRQRVDYAGLGDVLAGDPEALLFVEFFGDTPAEVADRVDKLAAIWKSNGHGYHTLRAVTAQQQAAVLKVRKAGLGLLMASSVGSRRPLAFVEDTAVPPDRLLPYVEEFAGILDRHGLRAGFYGHCSVGCLHVRPFVDLRQPGEIGRMRAVAEEIADLAARHGGVNSSEHGDGLARSEFNRHLFGDAIYEAMRQVKHLFDPHNRLNPGKIVDAPPMTEHLRDPAMPAPRPLPTTLSFGTGGMHEAADRCMNIGVCRKDDTGVMCPSYMATREEEHSTRGRANALVKALSSPDPRLALGEERLHGILDLCLECKACQSECPLGVDMAAMKSEFLHQYQQQHGVPLRARAFGTIRTLNRLGSATAPLSNWLAGAARGPLGLSRRRPLPRFHRDNLLRWYARRPVKEARREVILLADSFTTYTEPAIGRAAIELLEHAGYRVRLAAEGCCGRSSISKGLLDRARAMAEDLVARLSGSDAPIVGLEPSCLLTLKDEYAALLPGDPRVAAVAARARLVPELLSEAIDDGSLVLGDALRGRRILLHGHCHEKAVTGTAATRALLSRIPGAEVTELDAGCCGMAGSFGFEAEHYDLSMKIGALRLFPAIAASSPDTLLAATGVSCRQQIAHGAGRAACHPVELIHWAAGLP; the protein is encoded by the coding sequence GTGAGCCTGGCCCGCACGCTGGCCCCGCTGATCGCCGGCGACGTCCGGGACGACCCCTACACCAGGCACCTCTACTCCTCCGACGCCAGCATGTACGCCATCGAGCCGCTCGCCGTCGCCTTCCCCCGGCACGCCGAGGACGTGCAGGCGCTCGTGCTGGCGTGCGGCGAGCTGGGCGTGCCGGTGCTGCCGCGCGGAGCGGGCACCAGCCTGGCCGGCCAGACCGTCGGCGCGGCCGTCGTCGTGGACTTCTCCCGGCACATGAACACCATCCTGGAGCTCGACGGCAGGACCGCCCGGGTGCAGCCCGGCGTCGTACAGGACCAGCTCAACCGGGCGGCCCGCAAGCACGGGCTGATGTTCGGGCCCGACACCTCCACCAGCAACCGGGCCACGATCGGCGGGATGATCGGCAACAACTCGGCCGGCAGCCACTCCATCCTGTACGGCTCCACGATCGACCACGTCCAGGCGCTGCGCGTGGTGCTGGCCGACGCCACCACGCCCGACCTGGCCACCGACCCCCGGCTCAACGCGGCGGTCGCGGACATCCTGGGCGGGCTCGACCTGTCGGGCTTCCCCCGCTTCTGGCGCCACTCGGGCGGCTACCGCCTCGACGCCGCCGCGCAGGGGGACCTCACCAAGCTGATCGTCGGCTCGGAAGGCACGCTGGCCGTGGTCACCGAGGCCACGGTCGGGCTGGTCGACCTGCCGAAGGCCAAGGCCATCGCCGTCGGCCACTTCACCTCCACCCCGGCCGCCATCGCCGCCACCGCCGACGCGCTCGCCTTCGAGGCCGCCTCGGTCGAGCTGCTCGACAAGGCGATCCTCGACCTGTCCAGGCAGCGCGTGGACTACGCCGGGCTCGGCGACGTCCTGGCGGGCGACCCGGAGGCGCTGCTGTTCGTGGAGTTCTTCGGCGACACCCCGGCCGAGGTGGCCGACCGGGTGGACAAGCTGGCCGCGATCTGGAAGTCGAACGGCCACGGCTACCACACGCTGCGGGCCGTCACCGCGCAGCAGCAGGCGGCCGTGCTGAAGGTGCGCAAGGCCGGGCTCGGCCTGCTGATGGCCTCCAGCGTGGGCAGCCGCAGGCCGCTCGCGTTCGTCGAGGACACGGCCGTGCCGCCTGACCGGCTGCTGCCGTACGTCGAGGAGTTCGCCGGGATCCTCGACCGCCACGGGCTGCGGGCCGGCTTCTACGGCCACTGCTCGGTCGGCTGCCTGCACGTACGGCCGTTCGTGGACCTGCGGCAGCCCGGCGAGATCGGCAGGATGCGGGCCGTGGCCGAGGAGATCGCCGACCTGGCCGCCCGGCACGGCGGCGTGAACTCCAGCGAGCACGGCGACGGGCTGGCGCGCTCCGAGTTCAACCGGCACCTGTTCGGCGACGCGATCTACGAGGCGATGCGGCAGGTCAAGCACCTCTTCGACCCGCACAACCGGCTGAACCCCGGCAAGATCGTGGACGCTCCGCCGATGACCGAGCACCTGCGCGACCCGGCCATGCCCGCGCCGCGCCCGCTGCCCACGACCCTGTCGTTCGGGACGGGCGGCATGCACGAAGCCGCTGACCGGTGCATGAACATCGGCGTGTGCCGCAAGGACGACACGGGCGTCATGTGCCCGTCGTACATGGCCACCCGCGAGGAGGAGCACTCCACCCGCGGCCGGGCCAACGCCCTGGTCAAGGCGCTGTCGTCGCCCGATCCGCGGCTGGCGCTGGGCGAGGAGCGGCTGCACGGCATCCTGGACCTCTGCCTGGAGTGCAAGGCGTGCCAGTCGGAGTGCCCGCTCGGGGTCGACATGGCGGCGATGAAGAGCGAGTTCCTCCACCAGTACCAGCAGCAGCACGGCGTGCCGCTGCGGGCGCGGGCGTTCGGCACGATCAGGACGCTCAACCGGCTCGGCTCGGCCACCGCGCCGCTGTCGAACTGGCTGGCCGGCGCCGCCCGTGGCCCGCTCGGCCTGAGCCGGCGGCGCCCGCTGCCCCGCTTCCACCGCGACAACCTGCTGCGCTGGTACGCCCGCAGGCCCGTCAAGGAGGCCCGCCGGGAGGTGATCCTGCTCGCGGACTCGTTCACCACCTACACCGAGCCCGCGATCGGGCGCGCCGCCATCGAGCTGCTGGAGCACGCCGGCTACCGGGTACGCCTGGCCGCCGAGGGCTGCTGCGGCCGCTCCAGCATCTCCAAGGGCCTGCTCGACCGGGCCCGGGCGATGGCCGAAGACCTGGTCGCCCGCCTGTCGGGCTCCGACGCGCCGATCGTCGGCCTGGAACCGTCCTGCCTGCTGACGCTCAAGGACGAGTACGCCGCGCTGCTGCCCGGCGACCCGCGGGTGGCGGCCGTGGCGGCCCGCGCCAGGCTCGTCCCCGAGCTGCTGTCCGAGGCCATCGACGACGGCTCGCTGGTGCTGGGGGACGCGCTGCGCGGGCGCCGGATCCTCCTGCACGGCCACTGCCACGAGAAGGCCGTCACCGGCACCGCCGCCACGCGCGCGCTGCTGTCCAGGATCCCGGGAGCGGAGGTGACGGAGCTCGACGCCGGCTGCTGCGGCATGGCCGGATCGTTCGGCTTCGAGGCCGAGCACTACGACCTGTCCATGAAGATCGGCGCTCTCCGGCTCTTCCCGGCGATCGCCGCATCCTCACCCGACACGCTGCTCGCGGCCACGGGGGTCTCCTGCCGCCAGCAGATCGCACACGGGGCGGGACGCGCCGCCTGCCATCCGGTCGAGCTCATCCACTGGGCGGCCGGCCTGCCATAA
- a CDS encoding SLC13 family permease, which yields MSAELLSILALIAMFVVATIFPVNLGALALVGAFLVGTLAAGMETDAILDAFPGSLFVILVGVTLLFAIATNNGTVDWLVRAAVHLVRGRLAAIPLVVFVISALLTAVGAPAPAVAAILAPIAFGFAADYRIHPMLIGLMVAHGTQAGAFSPISVLGGIVNGVTGEANLPGNNLVLFLSSFAFNAAAAVAVFFVFGGRHLVGRDALRPAAPGNSPSGAAAPDNGVPSEEPAPASAPPPTSAPSPAATASAARGGTATATGDGSEGTTATVPGGEGGVATEAASGTASGTASGGSLRLTPHQALTLTGILALCLAVLAFKLDVGLTAVTVAVVLMLTSPKSNKGAVEKVAWPTVLLICGVVTYVGVLQEIGTVDYVGSAVAAIGIPLLVALLICYVGGVVSAFASTVGILGALVPLAVPLLSQGTLGPIAMIAALSVSSAIVDVSPFSTTGALLVANVRGMQRDDFYRRLLAYGGVIVLVGPLAAWAVLVVPGWLG from the coding sequence GTGTCCGCAGAGCTCCTGTCCATTCTCGCCCTCATCGCCATGTTCGTCGTGGCCACGATCTTCCCCGTGAACCTCGGGGCGCTGGCCCTCGTCGGCGCCTTCCTGGTCGGCACGCTGGCCGCCGGCATGGAGACCGACGCCATCCTGGACGCGTTCCCCGGCAGCCTGTTCGTGATCCTGGTCGGGGTGACGCTGCTGTTCGCGATCGCCACCAACAACGGGACCGTGGACTGGCTCGTCCGCGCCGCCGTGCATCTCGTACGGGGGCGGCTGGCCGCGATCCCGCTGGTCGTGTTCGTCATCTCGGCGCTGCTGACGGCCGTGGGCGCGCCCGCGCCCGCCGTGGCGGCGATCCTGGCGCCGATCGCGTTCGGCTTCGCGGCCGACTACCGGATCCATCCGATGCTGATCGGGCTCATGGTGGCGCACGGGACGCAGGCGGGCGCGTTCTCGCCGATCAGCGTGCTGGGCGGCATCGTGAACGGGGTCACCGGCGAGGCGAACCTGCCCGGGAACAACCTGGTGCTGTTCCTGTCGAGCTTCGCCTTCAACGCCGCCGCGGCCGTGGCCGTCTTCTTCGTCTTCGGCGGCCGCCACCTCGTGGGCCGCGACGCCCTGCGCCCGGCAGCACCCGGCAACAGCCCCTCCGGCGCCGCCGCGCCGGACAACGGTGTGCCTTCCGAAGAGCCCGCGCCCGCCTCGGCGCCGCCGCCCACCTCAGCCCCGTCGCCCGCCGCGACCGCGAGCGCCGCGCGGGGCGGCACCGCGACCGCAACCGGCGACGGGAGCGAGGGCACCACGGCGACCGTTCCCGGCGGCGAGGGCGGGGTCGCGACGGAGGCCGCGTCCGGCACCGCGTCCGGCACCGCGTCCGGCGGCAGCCTGCGGCTCACCCCGCACCAGGCCCTCACGCTGACCGGCATCCTCGCGCTCTGCCTGGCCGTCCTGGCCTTCAAGCTGGACGTCGGCCTGACCGCCGTCACCGTGGCCGTCGTCCTCATGCTCACCTCCCCCAAGTCGAACAAGGGCGCCGTGGAGAAGGTGGCCTGGCCGACCGTGCTGCTGATCTGCGGCGTCGTCACGTACGTGGGCGTGCTGCAGGAGATCGGCACCGTCGACTACGTCGGCTCCGCGGTGGCCGCGATCGGCATCCCGCTGCTGGTGGCGCTGCTCATCTGCTACGTGGGCGGCGTCGTGTCGGCGTTCGCCTCGACCGTGGGCATCCTGGGCGCGCTGGTGCCGCTCGCCGTGCCACTGCTGTCGCAGGGCACGCTGGGCCCGATCGCGATGATCGCGGCCCTGTCGGTGTCGTCGGCGATCGTGGACGTCAGCCCGTTCTCGACGACGGGGGCGCTGCTGGTGGCCAACGTCAGGGGCATGCAGCGCGACGACTTCTACCGCAGGCTGCTGGCCTACGGCGGCGTGATCGTGCTGGTGGGCCCGCTGGCGGCGTGGGCCGTCCTGGTCGTCCCCGGCTGGCTCGGCTAG
- a CDS encoding SAM-dependent methyltransferase produces the protein MAPEVRAAAMENREFLIRAVEYLAGDAGVRQFVDIGAGIPAERPVHEVAQLIDPDARVAYVDNDPIVLVHSRALLGGRRGTAVVQGDAREPEAILEAPELAGLIDPGRPVAVILIAILHFVPDSDDPAGLVRRLLDRLPSGSHVVITHLSDGGVPDDPRIAKTRALYGGGLHFRSREAVEALFEGLELVEPGLVGVGQWRGTAGEGTSWWLGGVARKP, from the coding sequence ATGGCGCCCGAGGTGCGCGCCGCGGCCATGGAGAACCGCGAGTTCCTGATCCGCGCCGTCGAGTACCTGGCGGGCGACGCGGGCGTCCGGCAGTTCGTCGACATCGGCGCCGGGATCCCCGCCGAGCGTCCCGTCCACGAGGTCGCGCAGCTCATCGACCCGGACGCCAGGGTCGCGTACGTGGACAACGACCCGATCGTGCTCGTGCACTCGCGCGCGTTGCTGGGCGGGCGCCGCGGCACGGCCGTCGTCCAGGGGGACGCCCGCGAGCCCGAGGCGATCCTGGAGGCTCCCGAGCTGGCCGGGCTGATCGATCCCGGCCGGCCGGTCGCGGTGATCCTCATCGCGATCCTGCACTTCGTGCCGGACTCGGACGACCCGGCCGGCCTCGTGCGGCGGCTGCTCGACCGGCTGCCCTCCGGCAGCCACGTCGTGATCACCCACCTGTCCGACGGCGGCGTGCCGGACGACCCGCGCATCGCCAAGACCCGGGCCCTGTACGGCGGCGGCCTGCACTTCCGCTCCCGCGAGGCGGTCGAGGCCCTGTTCGAGGGGCTGGAACTGGTGGAGCCCGGCCTGGTCGGGGTGGGGCAGTGGCGTGGCACGGCAGGGGAGGGCACCTCGTGGTGGCTGGGCGGCGTGGCCCGCAAGCCCTGA
- a CDS encoding EthD family reductase: protein MAFQLIVLYNQPDSAAAFDKHYDETHAPLAARMPGLRSYTTMRPAAAGGEQPPYHLVAVLTFDDQQAFEAAAASEEGQAAVADLANFAGKGATLLTGPAGAVV, encoded by the coding sequence GTGGCTTTCCAGCTCATCGTGCTCTACAACCAGCCGGACAGCGCCGCGGCGTTCGACAAGCACTACGACGAGACGCATGCCCCGCTCGCGGCCCGCATGCCTGGCTTGCGCTCGTACACGACCATGCGGCCGGCCGCCGCCGGGGGCGAGCAGCCGCCGTACCACCTCGTCGCCGTGCTGACCTTCGACGACCAGCAGGCGTTCGAGGCCGCCGCGGCCAGCGAGGAGGGGCAGGCGGCGGTCGCCGACCTGGCGAACTTCGCCGGGAAGGGCGCCACGCTGCTCACCGGGCCCGCGGGCGCGGTGGTCTGA